The region GGTTATGGTGCGGGCCAGATGAAGCGCTGCGCCGGAAGGGGACTTTCCCGGCCGGACGAAAGATCTATCGTGAGGCCAAAGGCTCTCGAGTCCGTCTATTTTTTTCTCAAACAGATCGGCCGATAGCGACGGTATGTCCCTGTCTCCTCGAGCCACGTAGGCCATCAGGAGGAAAAGGGTGTGTTCCAGATCCTCCATATCGGATAAGAACCTCCCTGGAGCCATGCTCCTGGCCATTCCTATGGCTGCCTGAGCTTCGTCGAGGGTTCCGTTGAGATCTATTCGGGGGTCGTCTTTTTGAACCCTGGTCCCGTCCAATAAGGACGTAGTGCCTCCGTCCCCTCCTCCAGTGTAGAGTCTGGCCATCCGCCTAACCGACCTCTCTTGGGTCCACGTCGGCAGAATCGACAATACCGACTATAGCGCCGTCGATAGGGGCATCCGGAACACCGGAGGATTTAGCGGCAGAGCTGCCGGAACAGACTATAACGTCCTCTCCTATACCGGCACCGACCATATCGACCGCCACCATAAAATTTTCTCCTTTAACGGAAGGGCCTAGATCGCCGTCCCCCCTGGGGGAGAGGAGACGAACTATCAGCAGCTTATGTCCGACAAGTCGATCGTCTTTTCTGGTAGCTACCACGTTGCCTACGACCCTGGCCAACTTCATTTCAGCCGTCCCCCTTCCTTCAATCCGTCGAGGGACGCACGACACTCGGCAATCCCTCCGATAAGGGCGACAGTCTGTATGTGTTGCGGACAGTTGCCCAAAATCTCCACCGCCTCTACTGGGGCCCTCTTGACCCCGTCGTCTACCGCGGCAACGAGCTCTGCGACCTGTCCCTGTAAAAGCAGTACAGCACCCCAGCGAGCCGTCTCTATCCTTTTCTTCTCGCTGGACGGAACCCGTCTTAACATCATCCTCCTGGCCGTATCTGACGGTTTGACTATAAGCTCGTAGCTCAACAACGTCGGCTCACCTCCAGGGTTACTCCTATGGCGGACAGCCTCTCCTTGGCCTGATCGGTAAGTTTAACGCCGCTTCCCAAATGCAGGACAGCTCCAGGCCTTACCGACGGAGCTATCTCGGACCAGCTGTACCAGCCGGGATCGGACAAAGCTACTTCCTTGCCCCTCTTATCCGGAAGACCGGAGTCTTTTACCGAGTCGGATCCCCATCCGACGAGAGAACATCCCAAACAGGTCAAATCGGATATGGCCCTCGCCAGCCTCTCTCCCATGGGGCCCTGCCATGCACTCCATCCCCTGAGGGAGGTAACGTCCAGCACCACCGGCAGATTTCTTCCCAGACATCCGGCTATGAGCCTCCCACCGGAAGTCTCGGGAAAGGTCACCAACTCCCTCAAAAGAGAGGGCGGAGCCGATAGGACCATCAGACCGTCGAGGGAATACCCCTCGTTTTCCGGCCTGTCCATTGAATTCAGGTCGTACCAGGGATCGGCAGGCCCAGGGCCTCCGTCGACATAATGGACCCAGTCCGCAAAGCCACGATCGCCCTCCCAGCGGGATCTGGAATGCCACAGAACCCCTATTCTGGGGATCGACAGCTTCTTCAACACCATGTCGACCGTTTTATCTAGATCCATAACGGTTCCTCCAGAGAGAACGAGCGATTCCCAGCGGCGTAACCAAAAGAGTTTCGGGAGCCATGGATACGGGACGGCCTATTATCGGTTTCATCACGTCCTCCACTCCGACGATGTCGGCTCCCCCTCCTACCAGGACTACCGGAAGTCCGTCCGACTCGGGACATCTCTTCAGTCCGTTCCTGACGATGGTAGCCATCTTCTCGAGTACGGGTTTCAAAAGAGGGGCATATCTGTTCCTGTTTTTTCTCTTTTCCTCCTCTGCCCTGTCGAAATCGATACCCAGAGCTCCAGCCAAAACAAGTGTCATATGGGTACCCCCAGTAGGTTCGTCGGAGGAGAAGATCACTTTTTCATCCCTCACGACGGAGATGCCGGTGGTCCCTCCGCCTATGTCTACGATCACACCGTCGGACATGCCCAACGCCTCTGCCGCGGCGGAGGGCTCCTCGTACAGCCCTCCACACTCGAATCCCAAAGCCTCCACCACGTTGGCGCAGACCTTGGCGGTTTTAGAGGATATCCCAGGAGGGTAGGCGGCGGCTCCCACCGTAACGGATTCGTCGATGGGGATCTCTCTCGAAAGCCGGTCGAGACAGGCCTTCATCCCTCTGATCGCCTCGAGGTAATCGACCACGACCCCGTCCCTGAC is a window of Dethiosulfovibrio faecalis DNA encoding:
- a CDS encoding EutN/CcmL family microcompartment protein, with the protein product MKLARVVGNVVATRKDDRLVGHKLLIVRLLSPRGDGDLGPSVKGENFMVAVDMVGAGIGEDVIVCSGSSAAKSSGVPDAPIDGAIVGIVDSADVDPREVG
- the eutJ gene encoding ethanolamine utilization protein EutJ yields the protein MTSWLTPELSLCGQVFREGVAEGKRPSGKICLGFDLGTTNMVLVALDEEGFPIGAVMEPSKASVRDGVVVDYLEAIRGMKACLDRLSREIPIDESVTVGAAAYPPGISSKTAKVCANVVEALGFECGGLYEEPSAAAEALGMSDGVIVDIGGGTTGISVVRDEKVIFSSDEPTGGTHMTLVLAGALGIDFDRAEEEKRKNRNRYAPLLKPVLEKMATIVRNGLKRCPESDGLPVVLVGGGADIVGVEDVMKPIIGRPVSMAPETLLVTPLGIARSLWRNRYGSR